TTTGGTATTATCATTGACGGAGCCGTTGTAATGGTCGAAGGACTCTTTGTAATGCTCGCCCACTGGGCCGAAACCGAAGGCATGGAGAAATTTAACAAACGTGCTAAGCTTGGAAAAATTCTCAAAACGGCGGTGGAAATGGGAAAATCCATTTTTGTTTCCAAGCTGATCATCATTACGGCATTATTACCGATTTTTTCTTTCCAAAAAGTGGAAGGAAAACTTTTCAGTCCGCTGGCATTTACGATGGGTTTTGCACTTTTGGGAGCACTATTATTGGCCCTGACTTTTGTGCCGGTAATGAGCAGCATTTTATTAAACAAAAATGTTCGTGAACGCCATAATCCAATTATCGAATGGCTTAACAGAAATTATTCACCTCTGCTTAACCACGTGATGCTCCATCCCAAAAGAGCGGTTATCACGGCTGTGGCAGCACTTTCGATCGCGATCTTTTCCTTCCGCTGGGTTGGTTCAGAATTTCTTCCGCATTTAAATGAAGGATCTATTTATGTACGGGCAAGTATGCCGCTTTCCGTAAGTCTGGAAGACAGTTATCATTATACCCGGAAATTTCGTCAGATTTTTGAACAGTTTCCCGAAGTAAGAGGTGTCATTTCACAAACCGGAAGACCAAATGATGGTACCGATGCAACGGGCTTTTTCAACCAGGAATTTTTTGTTGATTTATTCCCAAAGGAAGAATGGAAACGGGATATTTCCAAGGAAGAATTAATTGCCCAGATGCAGGCAAAACTGGCTGTTTACAAAGGAATTGACTTTGGATTTTCACAACCTATTTCTGATAACGTGGAAGAAGCAGTTTCAGGTGTCAAAGGCTCCATTGCCGTCAAAATTACAGGTAATGATTTAAATCTTCTTGACAAAAAATCGGATGAGGTTTTTGCTCAGCTTAAAACGGTTAGTGGGATTGAAGATCTGGGAATTTTTCGAAACCTGGGCCAACCGGAATTACGGATTACCTTAAATCCTGATAAAATGGCACAGTACGGCGTAGATGCGGCGGATGCCAATGCCGTTATCGAAATGGCCATTGGTGGTAAGGCAGTAAGCCAGGTTTATGAAGGAGAACGAAAATTTGATCTGCGTTTAAGATACGACCTGCCCTATCGTTCATCAATTGATCAGATTGGAAATTTACTTGTTCCAACTTTAAATGGAGGAAAAATACCGCTGAAAGAAATTTCAGCCATTAAAAACCAGGCTGGCCCTGCCTTTATTTACAGAGAAGATAATGCGAGATTTATCGCAGTTAAGTTCTCTGTGCGCGGTCGCGACCTGGGAAGTGCTGTGGATGAAGCGCGTCAAAAAGTTAAAGATCATGTCAAACTTGAAAAAGGTTATGAAATAAAATGGAATGGCGAATTTGAAAATCAGGAACGGGCAGAAAAACAATTAATGATCGTCGTACCAATTAGTATTTTATTGATATTTTTTATACTTTTCGCATCATTCGGAAATACGCTGGATTCGGTACTTGTATTGTTAAACGTTCCTTTTGCGTTAATTGGTGGAATCGCAGCTTTACTGATCACAGGTGTTAATTTTAGTATTTCAGCAGGTGTTGGTTTCATTGCTTTATTTGGTGTGGCAACGCAGGATGGTGTAATTCTCGTAAATAAGTTCAGACACAATTTACAAGCTGGAATGCCATTGGTTGAAGCGATTAAAGACGGCGCAAGGTCACGTTTGAGGCCGGTAATCATGACGGCACTAATGGCATCCCTTGGACTTTTGCCAGCCGCACTTAGTACCGGAATAGGGTCTGAAACGCAGAAACCTTTGGCCATTGTAGTGATTGGAGGATTAATGACAGCAACGTTATTATCGCTTTTGATCCTGCCAACGATTTATGAATTCATTTACAGCAGCAGGGAAAAACGAAAAAATCTTTTAAAATAATTAAAAAGAGGAAGTATCGAGTATGAAAATCAGAATGCGCAAGGCTGAATACGTTACAGGATTAAAATCTGTTTGTCTTTGCTTTTTGTTTGTTTTGATTTCGTGCACGCTTCGTGCAGAAAAAGATACTGATACTTCCTCTGCTCCAAAAGTAGGGCTGCTTTTTAATTTTGACTCCCGTAATACCTACATCCAAAATAAACATTTCAATATCTGGGGATTGCGCGCCGGTTTGAGTTTTGGAAAAAAATCACATCGCATTACTTTGGGATATTACTGGATGGGATATGACGCTACCAAATCGATTTTACGTTGGCATAAAGTGCTGTCACCAAGAATCAACATGTCTTCCCTAACCCAGACAGACGTTCAGTTTCTAAGTCTGGCGTATTGGTATCCTGTCCTAAAAACAAAAAAATGGACACTACTTGCTCCCGTAGAATTTGGAATTGGTAAGCAATCTTCACATTATAAAGATTTTTTTGAAGACATTTTGATGAGAAGAAAAGAACGATATTTCCAACCTTTCCAGATTGGTGTCTACGCTGAACATAAGCTAACACCTTGGGCCGGACTTTATTTACAAACCGGGTATCGCAATGCGATAAAAAGTGGAAATATTGATCATCATTTCGGCGGGATGTATTATAGTTACGGGCTGACTTTGTATCCTGAGACTATTTACAAGGATCTAAAAAACTGGCGGGCCAAAAGAAGGAAATTATAATTCATTTATAACAAAAAGAGGCAGTCATGTCGACTGCCTCTTTTGCTTCAAACTATATAAACACATCAACTAATTAACGACGTCCGCCGCCACCTCTCATTCCACCACCGCCTCCGCCGCTACGGAAACCACCGCCACTAAATCCACCACCGCCTCTGCTGAAACCTCCGCCGTTGGATGGTCTGCTAAAACTGCTTCCGCCATAACTTCTGTTTCCATAACTTTGGCTTGGCGCCATTGAACGTGAGCCTTGTGAATAAATCCGTCCTTGATTATAACCTCCGCCACGATTAGGTGATGACAACCAGTTTGAACGAGCCATACCCATATTTGGACTGTAATGTCTTCCTGCTGCTCCTATGAAACCATTGCTGCGAGGCGAAATAAAACGCCCTCTTGACAAATAGTTATTACGGTAGAAATTACCATAAGTACGATATAAGTGCGGATAATATCTGTAAGCCCCACCGAAGAACCAGCTTGAAAATCCGAAACTAGGAAATCCATATAAGCCCATTCCATAATACAAACCGCCACCGAAACCATATGCACCAGGATACCACATCGCCGAACCATACCATGAAGGGTAACCAAACCAGTATGGGTAAGGGTTATTGTAGATGTTGACAACTTTATCACCGGTTGGTGCAGGATAGCTGTAACCATTATTAGCCGAAGCATATTGTTGCTGCGCCTGATTATATTCTTGTTGGGCTTGCGGATCCTGAGCCAGATCATGTTGATAATCTGCTAAATCCTGTTTGTTTTGAGCTTCAAGTTTGTTATGAAGATCGGCAAGGTCTTGACGAGTTCCATCCGGATCATTTCTGAATTCACGTCCTAAACGGGCTGTAAGATCACTGTGATCATTCAAAATAGACAATACGTCCGGCATTTCCTGCAAACTTCTGAAAGCACTTTGAGCATCACTGTTTAATGGGCTCACCATATCTTCAAAA
The nucleotide sequence above comes from Dyadobacter subterraneus. Encoded proteins:
- a CDS encoding efflux RND transporter permease subunit, which gives rise to MDKLIKSIIGFSLKNKAIIFFITLLVVVAGAVSFYFTPVEAYPDVTNTEVVIITQWPGRSAEEVERFISVPIETEMNSISHKSALRSINLFGLSFIKIVFEDGIDGFNARMEASQKLANVNLPDGVDAEIQPPAGPTGEIYRYTLESDTKTNTELKTIQDWVVEKSLKAVSGVADVVSFGGHIKTFEVSVNPNLLAKYNLTALDIYSALQRANVNVGGDVLRQGQQAFVVRGIGIVTSVADIEKIIVKNLNGVPVRMTNIGTVHESALPQLGIVGRDSHDDAVEGIVLMRKGENPGEVLPALKAKVDYLNTIVLPSDVKIKVFYDRTELNSHTLRTVGENVAMGITLVTVILLIFLADWRTTVTVALVIPLALLFAFILMRAKGMSANLLSIGAIDFGIIIDGAVVMVEGLFVMLAHWAETEGMEKFNKRAKLGKILKTAVEMGKSIFVSKLIIITALLPIFSFQKVEGKLFSPLAFTMGFALLGALLLALTFVPVMSSILLNKNVRERHNPIIEWLNRNYSPLLNHVMLHPKRAVITAVAALSIAIFSFRWVGSEFLPHLNEGSIYVRASMPLSVSLEDSYHYTRKFRQIFEQFPEVRGVISQTGRPNDGTDATGFFNQEFFVDLFPKEEWKRDISKEELIAQMQAKLAVYKGIDFGFSQPISDNVEEAVSGVKGSIAVKITGNDLNLLDKKSDEVFAQLKTVSGIEDLGIFRNLGQPELRITLNPDKMAQYGVDAADANAVIEMAIGGKAVSQVYEGERKFDLRLRYDLPYRSSIDQIGNLLVPTLNGGKIPLKEISAIKNQAGPAFIYREDNARFIAVKFSVRGRDLGSAVDEARQKVKDHVKLEKGYEIKWNGEFENQERAEKQLMIVVPISILLIFFILFASFGNTLDSVLVLLNVPFALIGGIAALLITGVNFSISAGVGFIALFGVATQDGVILVNKFRHNLQAGMPLVEAIKDGARSRLRPVIMTALMASLGLLPAALSTGIGSETQKPLAIVVIGGLMTATLLSLLILPTIYEFIYSSREKRKNLLK